One Fibrobacter sp. UWB2 DNA window includes the following coding sequences:
- the hisN gene encoding histidinol-phosphatase, translated as MENREIAKAGVAPENLELLKIALKTAELAEENILKFYQNDVGVEWKADKTPVTIADKGTEELARKFWAKETPGFGVIGEEFGIESPDAEYQWVIDPIDGTKSFIHGVPLFGTLIGLYHKNVPIASVIRLPAMKSAVWAVNGGGAFLDGREVRASKVSQLSDALVLSGTVNTMEDKGFGEGFTKLRRSARLHRGWGDCYGYYLVAAGRAEIMVDPVVSLWDIAPFPLLMKEAGGKFSTIDGKTELFDVNGKPTAPIYEGFTSIATNGLLHDTALDCLKK; from the coding sequence ATGGAAAATCGCGAAATTGCAAAGGCAGGTGTCGCTCCCGAGAATCTGGAACTCTTGAAGATTGCGCTTAAGACGGCTGAACTTGCCGAAGAGAACATCCTCAAGTTTTATCAGAACGATGTTGGCGTCGAATGGAAGGCCGATAAGACTCCCGTGACGATTGCCGACAAGGGAACGGAAGAACTCGCCCGTAAATTCTGGGCGAAGGAAACTCCCGGCTTTGGCGTCATTGGCGAAGAATTCGGCATTGAAAGTCCGGATGCGGAATACCAGTGGGTGATTGACCCGATTGACGGCACTAAGTCGTTTATCCATGGTGTGCCTTTGTTCGGAACGCTGATTGGCCTTTACCACAAGAACGTTCCGATTGCAAGCGTGATTCGTTTACCTGCAATGAAGAGCGCTGTGTGGGCGGTGAATGGCGGTGGCGCATTCTTGGACGGCCGTGAAGTTCGTGCTTCGAAGGTGTCGCAGTTGAGCGATGCGCTTGTGCTTTCGGGAACGGTCAATACGATGGAAGACAAGGGCTTTGGTGAAGGCTTTACGAAGCTCCGTCGCAGCGCCCGCTTGCATCGTGGCTGGGGTGACTGCTACGGTTATTACCTCGTGGCTGCTGGCCGTGCCGAAATCATGGTGGATCCGGTTGTTTCGCTGTGGGATATTGCTCCGTTCCCGCTTTTGATGAAGGAAGCGGGTGGCAAGTTCAGTACCATTGACGGTAAGACCGAGCTCTTCGACGTAAACGGCAAGCCGACGGCTCCGATTTACGAAGGCTTCACGAGCATTGCGACGAACGGGCTCTTGCACGATACTGCACTTGATTGCTTGAAGAAGTAG